One segment of Corynebacterium atrinae DNA contains the following:
- a CDS encoding aspartate kinase, whose product MALIVQKYGGSSLETAERIRAVAERIVATKKAGNDVVVVCSAMGDTTDELLDLAAQVNPVPPAREMDMLLTAGERISNALVAMAIESFGAKAQSFTGSQAGVLTTERHGNARIVDVTPQRVQEALDAGSICIVAGFQGVNKDTRDVTTLGRGGSDTTAVALAAALNADVCEIYSDVDGVYTADPRIVPNAQKLDKLSFEEMLELAAVGSKILVLRSVEYARAFNVPMRVRSSYSNDPGTLIAGSMEDIPVEEAVLTGVATDNSEAKVTILGIPDKPGEAATVFRAVADAEINIDMVLQNVSSLEDGKTDITFTCPRSDGPRAMEQLKKLQLDKGWTNVLYDDQVGKVSLVGAGMKSHPGVTADFTEALRDAGVNIELISTSEIRISVLIREADINAAARALHERFELGGDTTATVYAGTGR is encoded by the coding sequence GTGGCTCTGATCGTTCAGAAATATGGTGGCTCTTCGTTGGAAACAGCGGAGCGCATTCGCGCGGTAGCGGAGCGCATCGTCGCCACCAAGAAGGCGGGCAACGATGTCGTCGTTGTTTGCTCCGCGATGGGCGATACCACCGACGAACTGCTGGATTTGGCCGCGCAGGTCAATCCGGTGCCGCCGGCCCGCGAGATGGATATGTTGCTCACCGCTGGCGAGCGCATCTCGAATGCCCTGGTGGCGATGGCTATTGAGTCGTTTGGGGCGAAGGCGCAGTCCTTCACCGGTTCGCAGGCGGGTGTGCTCACCACGGAGCGCCACGGCAACGCCCGGATCGTGGATGTCACGCCTCAGCGCGTGCAGGAAGCCCTTGACGCTGGTTCTATCTGCATCGTCGCTGGTTTCCAGGGCGTCAATAAGGACACCCGCGATGTCACGACCTTGGGCCGCGGCGGTTCAGACACCACGGCGGTCGCTTTGGCGGCTGCTCTCAACGCGGATGTGTGCGAGATCTACTCGGATGTCGATGGCGTTTACACCGCCGATCCGCGCATCGTCCCCAATGCCCAGAAGCTGGACAAGCTCTCCTTCGAGGAGATGCTCGAGTTGGCAGCTGTTGGCTCAAAGATCCTGGTCCTGCGCAGCGTCGAGTACGCCCGCGCTTTCAACGTTCCCATGCGAGTTCGCTCGTCTTATAGCAATGATCCCGGCACCCTGATCGCCGGTTCGATGGAGGATATTCCCGTGGAAGAAGCAGTCCTGACCGGTGTAGCTACCGACAACTCGGAGGCCAAGGTCACCATCCTCGGCATTCCCGATAAGCCGGGCGAGGCAGCAACCGTGTTCCGCGCGGTCGCCGATGCTGAGATCAACATTGACATGGTGTTGCAGAACGTCTCCTCCTTGGAGGATGGCAAGACCGACATCACTTTCACGTGCCCGCGTTCCGACGGACCTCGCGCCATGGAACAGCTGAAGAAGCTGCAGCTGGATAAGGGCTGGACGAACGTGCTTTACGACGATCAGGTGGGCAAGGTTTCCCTCGTCGGCGCCGGCATGAAGTCCCATCCCGGCGTCACCGCCGACTTCACCGAAGCCCTCCGCGATGCGGGGGTCAACATCGAACTGATTTCCACCTCGGAGATCCGCATCTCCGTCCTCATCCGCGAAGCCGACATCAACGCTGCCGCCCGCGCCCTCCATGAGCGTTTCGAACTCGGCGGCGACACCACCGCCACCGTGTATGCCGGCACGGGCCGATAA
- a CDS encoding aspartate-semialdehyde dehydrogenase has protein sequence MTTIAVVGATGQVGRVMRSILEERNFPADKVRMFASPRSAGTTIEFRGEEIEVEDLTLITAESVADVDIALFSAGGSTSTQWAPVFAAAGAAVVDNSSAWRKDPEVPLIVSEVNGGEAHNLPKGIIANPNCTTMAAMPVLKPLHDAAGLNRLHVSSYQAVSGSGLAGVEALAKQTADIGDQNVKLVHDGSALVAEDLGPYVAPIAFNALPFAGNLVDDGSLETDEEQKLRNESRKILGIPDLRVAGTCVRVPVFTGHTLTIHAEFDRPITVEEATALLNDAPGVEVVDVPTPLEAVGKDVSLVGRIRQDQSIDGNKGLVLVVSGDNLRKGAALNTIQIAELLV, from the coding sequence ATGACCACCATCGCCGTTGTCGGTGCTACCGGCCAAGTTGGCCGCGTCATGCGGTCGATCCTCGAGGAGCGCAACTTCCCGGCCGATAAGGTCCGCATGTTCGCTTCCCCGCGCTCCGCTGGCACCACCATTGAATTCCGCGGCGAGGAGATCGAGGTCGAAGACCTCACCCTCATCACCGCAGAGTCCGTCGCGGACGTCGACATCGCTCTGTTTTCCGCCGGTGGTTCTACCTCCACGCAGTGGGCGCCGGTCTTCGCTGCGGCGGGAGCCGCGGTCGTCGATAATTCTTCCGCCTGGCGGAAGGACCCCGAGGTGCCGCTCATTGTCTCCGAGGTCAATGGCGGCGAGGCGCACAACCTGCCGAAGGGCATCATTGCCAACCCGAACTGCACCACGATGGCTGCGATGCCGGTGCTCAAGCCGCTTCACGACGCCGCCGGCCTCAACCGCCTGCACGTCTCCTCCTACCAGGCAGTATCCGGCTCCGGCCTCGCCGGTGTCGAGGCACTTGCCAAGCAGACCGCCGACATCGGCGATCAAAACGTCAAGCTGGTCCACGATGGTTCTGCCCTTGTGGCCGAGGATTTGGGCCCTTACGTCGCTCCCATCGCCTTCAACGCTCTACCGTTCGCCGGCAATCTCGTCGACGACGGCTCCCTGGAGACCGACGAAGAGCAGAAGTTGCGCAACGAGTCCCGCAAGATCCTCGGCATCCCTGACCTGCGCGTCGCCGGCACCTGCGTCCGGGTGCCCGTCTTCACCGGCCACACCCTCACCATCCACGCCGAGTTCGACCGCCCCATCACAGTCGAAGAAGCAACTGCCTTGCTTAACGACGCCCCCGGTGTCGAGGTCGTCGACGTCCCCACCCCCCTCGAGGCTGTAGGAAAAGACGTCTCCCTCGTCGGGCGCATCCGCCAAGACCAGTCCATCGACGGCAACAAGGGACTCGTCCTCGTCGTCTCGGGAGATAACTTGCGCAAGGGCGCCGCTCTGAACACCATCCAGATTGCCGAGCTATTGGTCTAG
- a CDS encoding HNH endonuclease signature motif containing protein, translating into MTIDIYHSMVEIYLEKALTPPQHYFAVSSPHDPVARRGTQMRREDHKLWQSVLPNGDEDIDIVLGKLRRSLGRGDHYLMSAISAHQRLNELPKLKEIQEEYFHLDLVRLKTIDGVLCKADTTITEHLDLIDTELAEFLTPTRTNQILPTPGKIKNRLNAIITMLDESISSEDPAPQPVDSVSISFDDGRGLLHADLDGVVAQEIDLRIRKHAIAHGISQADAFVALMRGEGSTNVTLNIYRASDIPNAPAWVSGVGYLTAKQTENLLNRVDVEIDLDAIAQKVSSAYATPADIRSLVIGLDGSCAVGGCDAPAHRAQMDHRINHADGGPTTAANLAPLCVKHHAVKTDRRVTYVMDPVTRRKYFLFDDGSWAESEGDGPLAASERRWLQTVSQRIAKRRARIRSESQAQKTEQVEREGPPPPHERSSCSEWGRPL; encoded by the coding sequence GTGACCATCGACATTTACCACTCAATGGTAGAGATCTACCTTGAGAAAGCGCTGACCCCTCCCCAGCACTACTTCGCGGTCAGCTCACCTCATGACCCAGTAGCCCGCCGGGGAACACAGATGCGACGAGAAGACCACAAACTCTGGCAATCCGTCCTCCCCAATGGTGATGAGGACATTGACATCGTCCTCGGTAAGCTACGGCGCTCCCTAGGTCGTGGGGATCACTACCTCATGTCCGCGATCAGCGCCCACCAACGGCTCAACGAACTCCCGAAGTTGAAGGAGATTCAGGAGGAGTACTTCCACCTCGACCTTGTCCGCTTGAAGACGATTGACGGTGTGTTGTGTAAAGCAGACACCACCATCACCGAACACCTCGACCTCATCGACACCGAACTAGCCGAATTCCTCACGCCTACTCGGACGAATCAGATCCTGCCCACCCCAGGCAAGATCAAAAACCGACTGAATGCGATCATCACCATGCTCGATGAGTCGATCTCCTCCGAGGATCCCGCACCACAACCGGTTGATAGTGTCTCCATCTCCTTCGACGACGGCCGAGGACTCCTCCACGCTGATCTCGATGGGGTCGTCGCCCAAGAAATCGACCTCCGTATCCGCAAGCACGCCATCGCCCATGGGATCAGTCAGGCAGACGCCTTCGTGGCCTTGATGAGGGGTGAGGGGTCAACGAATGTCACCCTCAACATCTACCGAGCATCCGATATCCCGAATGCCCCAGCATGGGTCTCCGGGGTCGGGTACCTCACCGCAAAGCAGACCGAAAATCTCCTCAACCGAGTTGATGTGGAGATTGATCTCGATGCGATTGCTCAGAAAGTCTCGTCGGCGTATGCCACCCCCGCGGATATCCGCTCCCTCGTGATTGGTCTTGATGGGTCGTGTGCTGTCGGTGGGTGTGATGCCCCTGCTCATCGAGCACAGATGGATCACCGGATCAATCACGCCGATGGCGGGCCCACCACAGCAGCCAACCTCGCCCCGTTGTGTGTGAAGCATCATGCGGTCAAGACTGATCGTCGGGTGACCTACGTGATGGACCCGGTGACGAGGCGGAAGTACTTCCTGTTTGATGATGGGTCGTGGGCGGAGTCCGAAGGTGACGGGCCACTGGCTGCTAGTGAGCGACGCTGGTTGCAAACCGTCTCCCAACGGATAGCCAAGCGCAGGGCGAGGATCAGATCGGAGTCCCAAGCCCAGAAGACAGAGCAGGTAGAACGGGAAGGACCACCACCGCCGCACGAACGTTCTAGCTGCTCCGAATGGGGACGTCCCCTTTGA
- a CDS encoding YkvI family membrane protein codes for MFKRALLISMSFIGLIVGAGFASGQEALQYFVAFGNWGVIGAILASALMIITGVAVLQLGSYFQATDHTAVISRVSRPITGWILDISTIATLFCIGFVMFAGGGSNLNQQFGIAPWIGATIMLSLVLVTGMLDVEKVSAVIGAITPFIIFFIVLATVWTLISATPDWDALNNASTSVVTTLPNWWLAALNYVGLSIMTAVSMAIVIGGTHLDTRAAGLGGLIAGLFFLLMLMLLVLALYVSVDSVGGEDMPVLALINQIHPVFGLLMTFVVFGMIFNTAIGMFYALGKRLTRGNPSRFRPVFIAACIIGYGLSFFGFRDLVSYVYPVLGYLGILMIAVLSYAWFRGRNQVSAEGQRRLRARQILARKLDPRKRYTKKNQAELRKLARESNVPDKKFKESLTEDITSELESDPSLDYDPTDPPSSVIYVEHTKPTAVENIPEKK; via the coding sequence ATGTTCAAAAGAGCTTTGTTAATTTCCATGTCCTTCATCGGCCTCATCGTCGGTGCGGGCTTCGCCTCTGGACAAGAGGCCCTCCAGTACTTCGTCGCCTTCGGCAACTGGGGAGTGATTGGCGCAATCCTCGCCTCCGCCCTCATGATCATCACCGGCGTCGCCGTCCTCCAGCTCGGCAGCTATTTCCAAGCCACCGACCACACCGCCGTGATCAGCCGCGTCTCCCGCCCCATCACCGGCTGGATCCTCGACATCTCCACAATCGCCACTCTCTTCTGCATTGGTTTTGTAATGTTCGCCGGCGGCGGCTCCAACCTCAACCAACAATTCGGCATCGCCCCCTGGATCGGCGCGACCATCATGCTATCCCTCGTGCTGGTGACCGGCATGCTCGACGTGGAGAAGGTCTCCGCCGTCATCGGCGCGATTACCCCCTTCATCATCTTCTTCATTGTGCTCGCCACCGTGTGGACCCTCATCTCCGCCACCCCCGACTGGGACGCACTGAACAACGCCTCCACCTCCGTCGTCACGACCCTTCCGAACTGGTGGCTCGCCGCCCTCAACTACGTCGGTCTGTCCATCATGACCGCCGTCTCCATGGCCATCGTCATCGGCGGCACCCACTTGGATACCCGCGCCGCCGGCCTCGGAGGGCTCATCGCCGGGCTGTTCTTCCTCCTCATGCTCATGCTGCTGGTCCTCGCCCTCTACGTCAGCGTCGACTCCGTCGGCGGCGAAGACATGCCCGTCCTCGCCCTGATCAATCAGATCCACCCAGTCTTCGGCCTGCTCATGACCTTCGTGGTCTTCGGCATGATCTTCAACACCGCGATCGGCATGTTCTACGCCCTGGGCAAGCGACTCACCCGCGGCAACCCTTCCCGCTTCCGCCCCGTCTTCATCGCCGCCTGCATCATTGGCTACGGTTTGAGCTTCTTCGGGTTCCGAGACCTCGTGTCCTACGTCTATCCCGTCCTCGGCTACCTGGGCATCCTTATGATCGCCGTGCTGTCTTACGCCTGGTTCCGAGGGCGCAACCAGGTCAGCGCCGAAGGCCAAAGACGCCTCCGCGCCCGCCAGATCTTGGCCCGCAAGCTCGACCCACGCAAGCGCTACACCAAGAAGAACCAAGCCGAACTGCGCAAGCTCGCCCGCGAGTCCAACGTCCCCGATAAGAAGTTCAAGGAATCCCTCACCGAGGACATCACGTCCGAGCTCGAGTCCGACCCCTCACTGGACTATGACCCGACCGATCCCCCGTCGAGTGTGATCTACGTCGAGCACACCAAGCCCACCGCGGTCGAGAACATTCCTGAGAAGAAGTAA
- a CDS encoding RNA polymerase sigma factor, with the protein MHSARDDALVTDLALRAGRGDKQALTEFIRATQDDVWRLLAHLGGRDIADDLTQETYLRVMSALPRFAARSSARTWLLSLARRVWVDNIRHDMARPRKSVTEYEDAAAGTIVDGANASSWSDWIDARTLIDALPPERREALILTQVLGYTYEEAAKITGVRIGTIRSRVARARKDLIEATSPGLDNGS; encoded by the coding sequence ATGCACTCCGCGCGCGACGACGCCCTCGTCACCGACCTCGCCCTCCGCGCAGGTCGCGGGGACAAGCAGGCCCTCACGGAGTTCATTCGCGCCACCCAAGACGACGTCTGGCGGCTGCTCGCCCACCTCGGCGGACGCGACATCGCCGACGACCTCACCCAAGAGACCTACCTCCGCGTCATGAGCGCCCTACCCCGCTTCGCGGCTCGCTCCTCCGCCCGCACCTGGCTACTCTCCCTCGCCCGCCGCGTCTGGGTCGACAACATCCGCCACGACATGGCCCGCCCCCGCAAGTCCGTCACCGAATACGAAGACGCCGCCGCAGGCACCATCGTCGATGGTGCCAACGCCTCCTCCTGGTCCGACTGGATCGACGCCCGCACGCTTATCGACGCCCTCCCTCCCGAACGCCGGGAGGCACTCATCCTCACTCAGGTCCTCGGCTACACCTACGAAGAGGCCGCAAAGATCACCGGAGTGCGCATCGGCACCATTCGCTCGCGGGTGGCTCGTGCTCGCAAAGACCTCATCGAAGCAACCTCCCCCGGCTTAGACAACGGCTCCTAA
- a CDS encoding catalase produces the protein MSHDHKDSSAADQIIDRGVRESVTGNTTLHNGAPVASENISVTAGPQGPNVLNDIHLIEKLAHFNRENVPERIPHAKGHGAFGELHITNDVSQYTKAKLFQPGTVTPMGIRFSTVAGEKGSPDTWRDVHGFALRFYTQDGNYDIVGNNTPTFFLRDGMKFADFIHSQKRLNDSGLRDADMQWDFWTRTPESAHQVTYLMGDRGTPKTTRHMNGYGSHTYQWINEAGEAFWVKYHFISRQGVENFTAAEAEEMAGKNADHHRQDLFEAIEKGDFPTWDVKVQIMPVAEAENYRWNPFDLTKVWSKKDYPRIDVGHFTLNRNPRNFHAQIEQIALDPSNLVPGIGFSPDRMLQARIFAYSDQQRYRIGPNFRDIPVNQPINPVNTYSREGSMAYIFNDGAEPSYSPNRYDKGAGYLDNGEDSSSGQTYGAATDLYVNPDAHGTDLVRAAYVQHPEDGDFVQAGILYREVYNDEEKQRLVENIAGAMAGVSPSVEERVYWYWGQVDADLGERVKAEFTK, from the coding sequence ATGTCCCACGACCATAAAGACAGTTCCGCCGCCGACCAGATCATTGACCGGGGCGTTCGCGAGTCCGTTACCGGTAACACCACCCTCCATAACGGAGCGCCGGTAGCATCTGAGAACATTTCCGTCACCGCTGGCCCGCAGGGTCCTAACGTTCTCAATGACATTCACCTCATTGAGAAGCTGGCCCACTTCAACCGCGAGAACGTCCCCGAGCGTATTCCGCACGCTAAGGGCCACGGCGCCTTCGGTGAACTGCACATCACCAACGATGTGTCCCAGTACACCAAGGCCAAGCTCTTCCAACCCGGCACCGTCACCCCGATGGGCATTCGTTTCTCCACCGTCGCTGGTGAAAAGGGTTCCCCGGACACGTGGCGCGATGTCCACGGTTTCGCCCTGCGTTTCTACACTCAGGACGGCAACTATGACATCGTGGGCAACAACACCCCCACCTTCTTCCTGCGTGATGGCATGAAGTTCGCTGATTTCATTCACTCGCAGAAGCGCCTCAATGATTCCGGCCTGCGCGATGCCGACATGCAGTGGGATTTCTGGACTCGTACCCCGGAGTCAGCTCACCAGGTGACCTACCTCATGGGTGACCGCGGTACCCCGAAGACCACCCGCCACATGAATGGCTACGGTTCCCACACCTACCAGTGGATCAATGAGGCCGGTGAAGCATTCTGGGTGAAGTACCACTTCATTTCCCGTCAGGGCGTGGAGAACTTCACTGCCGCCGAGGCCGAGGAGATGGCTGGCAAGAACGCTGACCACCACCGCCAGGACCTGTTCGAGGCCATCGAGAAGGGCGACTTCCCCACCTGGGATGTCAAGGTGCAGATCATGCCCGTCGCCGAGGCTGAGAACTACCGTTGGAACCCCTTCGACCTGACCAAGGTCTGGTCGAAGAAGGACTACCCGCGCATCGACGTCGGTCACTTCACTCTCAACCGCAACCCGCGCAACTTCCACGCCCAGATTGAGCAGATCGCCCTCGATCCGTCGAACCTGGTCCCCGGCATTGGTTTCTCCCCGGACCGCATGCTCCAGGCACGTATCTTTGCGTACTCTGACCAGCAGCGTTACCGCATCGGGCCGAACTTCCGTGACATCCCGGTGAACCAGCCGATCAACCCGGTCAACACCTACAGCCGCGAGGGCAGCATGGCCTACATCTTCAACGATGGTGCCGAGCCCTCCTACAGCCCGAACCGCTACGACAAGGGTGCCGGCTACCTGGACAACGGCGAGGATTCCTCCTCCGGGCAGACCTACGGGGCGGCCACCGACCTCTACGTCAACCCGGATGCGCACGGCACCGATCTGGTCCGCGCGGCTTATGTCCAGCACCCGGAGGACGGCGACTTCGTCCAGGCGGGCATCCTCTACCGTGAGGTGTACAACGATGAGGAGAAGCAGCGCCTCGTCGAGAACATTGCCGGTGCGATGGCTGGCGTCTCCCCGTCCGTTGAGGAGCGCGTCTACTGGTACTGGGGTCAGGTTGATGCTGACCTCGGTGAGCGCGTCAAGGCCGAGTTCACCAAATAG
- a CDS encoding Na+/H+ antiporter subunit G yields MTIAEIIVAVLVINATIMVVATALAMWRAPDALTRVNLLGPVVGVGVPLLLVAKLIMDWSTQGFDPNNFVRAIIAIAGVWVVGSVGSYYIGRSIYGVTVVDRFHDGAYK; encoded by the coding sequence ATGACTATCGCCGAAATCATCGTCGCTGTCCTGGTCATCAACGCCACCATCATGGTCGTCGCCACCGCGCTGGCCATGTGGCGCGCCCCCGACGCCCTCACCAGGGTCAATCTCCTCGGTCCTGTCGTCGGCGTCGGTGTACCGCTCCTACTGGTAGCCAAGCTCATCATGGATTGGTCCACCCAAGGCTTCGACCCCAACAACTTCGTGCGAGCCATCATCGCCATTGCCGGAGTGTGGGTCGTCGGCTCGGTCGGCTCCTATTACATCGGCCGTTCGATCTACGGCGTTACCGTCGTCGACCGCTTCCACGACGGGGCATACAAGTAG
- a CDS encoding cation:proton antiporter — translation MTPFEWILTACIAVMVLALLSGLILLIKTSDFLTRAVLSDLVFYSMICVYLTWTLTNATSIAYEVAILAAIAGGVLPTLSMARIISRGRR, via the coding sequence ATGACACCCTTCGAATGGATACTCACCGCCTGCATCGCGGTCATGGTCCTGGCTTTGCTGTCCGGGCTCATCCTGCTGATCAAGACCTCTGACTTCCTCACCCGGGCGGTGCTCAGTGACTTGGTGTTCTACTCCATGATCTGCGTCTACCTCACCTGGACCTTGACCAATGCCACCTCGATCGCCTACGAGGTTGCCATCCTTGCGGCCATCGCCGGCGGCGTTCTTCCGACCCTGTCCATGGCACGCATCATTTCGAGGGGACGCCGCTAA
- a CDS encoding monovalent cation/H+ antiporter subunit E: MHVPIYILWLIKEIFSAGYQVAWAGLRPAAGYDPVIVRYPLRVTSDWQIFWFSTSITATPSTLSLGLREPAEPGAPRILLVQAAFGSDPAEVMASLADMEERMAPHVKSIDHGMPGQGPTTTLDPRYYQYPTDRRPRKEKK; the protein is encoded by the coding sequence ATGCACGTTCCCATTTACATTCTTTGGCTGATCAAGGAGATCTTCTCCGCCGGCTACCAAGTGGCGTGGGCCGGCCTGCGCCCGGCTGCCGGTTATGATCCCGTCATCGTCCGCTATCCCCTGCGGGTGACCAGCGACTGGCAGATCTTCTGGTTCTCTACGTCCATCACGGCTACCCCGTCGACGCTTTCCCTCGGGCTGCGTGAGCCCGCCGAACCGGGTGCACCGCGCATCTTGCTCGTCCAAGCGGCGTTTGGTTCCGACCCCGCCGAGGTCATGGCGAGCCTGGCCGACATGGAAGAACGCATGGCTCCCCACGTGAAGTCAATTGATCACGGCATGCCCGGCCAAGGCCCCACCACGACGCTTGATCCGCGCTACTACCAATACCCCACTGATCGTCGCCCGCGGAAGGAGAAGAAGTAA
- a CDS encoding monovalent cation/H+ antiporter subunit D family protein — translation MNSVDWVLPLFAAIPLFMAAFAVILPWKPARDAIALIIPIAGIIAGGWLFYYTATFGTIAHNVGLYVGGVAIPFVADSFSAIMIVTTMVVAATANWFAIVSGETVSRYYASLTLILITGVNGALLTGDLFNFFVFIEVMLLPSYGLIAMSGTWSRLAGGRTFVLVNLAASTLLLTGVGFVYGVTGSVNIAALQGAAAGHGPATVAMGLVVIAIAAKAGVFPLHTWLPRTYPGTSGAVMGLFSGLHTKVAVYMLFRIYVNIFDLDARWNWLIITIMIISMIIGAYAGLGENTIRRVLAYQMINGMPFILIMLAFTSDDPQRALAAGLLYTLHHMVTVGALILNSGAIEETYATGTLSKLSGLARRDPLVAAVFVAGAFSIVGFPPFSGMWGKVLIVFEIARTADWVAWLVITAIVLASIGALLSMLRVWRLVFWGKPMKKYPENLRVPLSLLAPSALLAVCSLAMFIFAGPLIDAALVSTADLLDVDSYAVAVLGDDPVGVPDMTNLQGGR, via the coding sequence ATGAATTCCGTTGATTGGGTACTTCCCCTCTTCGCGGCCATCCCGCTGTTCATGGCGGCCTTTGCCGTCATCCTGCCGTGGAAACCGGCCCGCGACGCCATCGCGCTCATCATCCCCATTGCGGGCATCATCGCTGGTGGGTGGCTGTTCTATTACACCGCTACCTTCGGCACGATCGCCCACAATGTCGGCTTGTACGTCGGTGGCGTGGCTATCCCCTTTGTCGCGGATTCTTTCTCCGCGATCATGATTGTCACGACGATGGTCGTCGCGGCCACCGCCAACTGGTTCGCCATCGTCAGCGGTGAGACGGTATCCCGCTACTACGCCTCCCTGACGCTCATCCTCATCACGGGTGTCAACGGCGCGCTGCTCACCGGCGATCTTTTCAACTTCTTCGTGTTCATCGAGGTCATGCTCCTGCCGTCCTATGGCCTCATCGCCATGTCGGGCACGTGGTCGCGCCTCGCGGGCGGCCGGACGTTCGTGCTGGTCAACCTCGCGGCATCGACGTTGCTACTCACTGGCGTGGGCTTCGTTTACGGCGTGACCGGGTCGGTGAACATCGCCGCCCTGCAGGGCGCTGCGGCTGGGCATGGCCCCGCGACCGTCGCCATGGGCTTGGTGGTTATCGCCATCGCTGCCAAGGCAGGCGTGTTCCCCTTGCACACGTGGCTGCCGCGGACCTACCCCGGCACGTCCGGTGCGGTCATGGGTTTGTTCTCGGGCCTGCACACCAAGGTCGCCGTGTACATGCTCTTCCGGATCTACGTCAACATCTTTGACCTGGATGCGCGGTGGAACTGGCTAATCATCACCATCATGATTATCTCGATGATCATCGGTGCCTACGCGGGCTTGGGTGAGAACACCATCCGCCGGGTCTTGGCCTACCAGATGATCAACGGCATGCCGTTCATCCTCATCATGTTGGCCTTCACCTCCGATGATCCGCAGCGCGCGCTGGCCGCCGGCTTGCTGTACACGCTGCATCACATGGTCACGGTCGGCGCGCTCATCCTCAACTCGGGCGCCATCGAGGAAACCTACGCCACCGGCACCTTGTCCAAGCTGTCCGGTTTGGCGCGGCGCGATCCCCTCGTGGCGGCCGTGTTCGTCGCGGGAGCTTTCTCCATCGTGGGCTTCCCGCCGTTCTCGGGCATGTGGGGCAAGGTGCTCATCGTCTTCGAGATCGCGCGCACTGCGGATTGGGTCGCGTGGTTGGTCATCACGGCCATCGTCCTCGCCTCGATCGGCGCATTGCTGAGCATGCTGCGCGTGTGGCGCCTCGTCTTCTGGGGTAAGCCAATGAAGAAATACCCGGAGAACCTGCGCGTTCCGCTGTCGCTGCTCGCACCGTCGGCGCTACTTGCGGTGTGCTCGCTCGCCATGTTCATTTTCGCCGGACCGCTTATCGACGCCGCACTGGTCTCCACCGCAGACCTCCTCGACGTTGACAGTTACGCCGTGGCAGTTCTCGGCGATGATCCCGTCGGCGTGCCCGACATGACGAACTTGCAGGGAGGCCGCTGA
- a CDS encoding cation:proton antiporter subunit C yields the protein MILALTIAILVTGAVYLIQQRGMVRIVFGMTLFGHAANLMLLAGGVGAWRGEPFPDRTPLADAADPLPQAFVLTAIVIAMATTTILLMLAALGRDDDTDVPEPVDDNITDPMATLGRAAEKGVRG from the coding sequence ATGATCCTCGCCCTCACCATCGCCATCTTGGTCACCGGCGCCGTGTATCTCATTCAGCAACGCGGCATGGTGCGCATCGTCTTCGGCATGACCTTGTTCGGCCATGCCGCTAACCTCATGCTCCTGGCCGGGGGTGTTGGCGCGTGGCGCGGCGAGCCGTTCCCGGATCGCACGCCGCTTGCCGACGCCGCCGATCCCCTCCCCCAGGCATTCGTCCTCACCGCCATCGTCATCGCCATGGCCACCACGACGATCCTGCTCATGCTCGCTGCCCTAGGGCGCGACGATGACACGGATGTCCCAGAACCGGTCGATGACAACATCACTGATCCCATGGCTACCCTGGGTCGCGCCGCTGAGAAGGGGGTTCGCGGTTAA